One window of the Archangium primigenium genome contains the following:
- a CDS encoding sigma-70 family RNA polymerase sigma factor yields the protein MATRTMKYGAEGLSHYLRHLGDHSQLTREQEYELAGRARKGDEAARQLLASSNLAFVVAVAKKFANRGARLDDLIQEGNVGLMKAIEHFDPKKNVRFATYAVWWIRAYITRYLKDNRSQVRGGESERGSMTDFSLDASIDEDGETTFLDRLEDSGPSPQAIFLSREQDGEVQEALAKVRKRIGDLGWDILQERLTQEKPRTLEELGQRWGVSRERVRQVELKTKNFLERYLAAFNQDEEGMGPSSVDAA from the coding sequence ATGGCGACCAGGACGATGAAGTACGGAGCCGAGGGTCTTTCCCACTACCTGCGCCACCTCGGGGATCATTCGCAGCTGACCCGGGAGCAGGAGTACGAGCTGGCGGGCCGGGCCCGCAAGGGTGACGAGGCGGCGCGGCAGTTGCTGGCCTCGTCCAATCTGGCGTTCGTGGTGGCGGTGGCCAAGAAGTTCGCCAACCGCGGCGCCCGGCTGGATGACCTCATCCAGGAGGGCAACGTGGGCCTGATGAAGGCCATCGAGCACTTCGACCCGAAGAAGAACGTGCGCTTCGCCACCTATGCGGTGTGGTGGATTCGCGCCTACATCACGCGCTACCTCAAGGACAACCGCAGCCAGGTGCGCGGCGGCGAGTCCGAGCGCGGCAGCATGACGGACTTCTCGCTCGACGCGAGCATCGACGAGGACGGCGAGACGACGTTCCTCGACCGGCTGGAGGACTCGGGGCCCTCGCCCCAGGCCATCTTCCTGTCGCGCGAGCAGGACGGCGAGGTGCAGGAGGCGCTGGCCAAGGTGCGCAAGCGCATTGGCGACCTGGGCTGGGACATCCTCCAGGAGCGCCTCACCCAGGAGAAGCCGCGCACCCTGGAAGAGCTGGGGCAGCGCTGGGGCGTGTCGCGCGAGCGCGTGCGGCAGGTGGAGCTCAAGACGAAGAACTTCCTCGAGCGCTACCTGGCGGCTTTCAACCAGGACGAAGAGGGCATGGGGCCTTCCTCGGTGGACGCCGCATAA
- a CDS encoding tetratricopeptide repeat protein codes for MPSPRLLSVLALMMASPSLAATPEELSVLDAQYKRRDDAVAVKEQEESLKKALTAEPQDYELLWRKARLLQWQADGAGDNPKLKKSLGKQAWDVADQAIKAAPERVEGHYYGAAGVGAYSQAVGIMKALGEGLEGKFNERLDKAIKLDAQYERGAPLIAKGRYYFELPWPKRDLKKSAQLYDKVLAAHPGNLRAWTYLAETRLKDGDAKAALEAVDKALAGSTAYDPPEAQRALAEARKLKPTIEAELK; via the coding sequence ATGCCCTCTCCGCGTCTGCTGTCCGTCCTCGCCCTGATGATGGCCTCGCCGTCCCTGGCCGCGACCCCCGAAGAGCTGTCCGTGCTGGATGCCCAGTACAAGCGGCGCGATGACGCCGTCGCGGTCAAGGAGCAGGAGGAGTCGCTCAAGAAGGCCCTGACCGCCGAGCCCCAGGACTACGAGCTGCTCTGGCGCAAGGCGCGGCTACTGCAGTGGCAGGCGGATGGCGCCGGCGACAATCCCAAGCTCAAGAAGAGCCTCGGCAAGCAGGCCTGGGACGTGGCGGATCAGGCCATCAAGGCGGCCCCCGAGCGCGTGGAGGGGCACTACTACGGCGCCGCGGGCGTGGGCGCCTACTCGCAGGCGGTGGGCATCATGAAGGCCCTGGGCGAGGGGCTCGAGGGCAAGTTCAACGAGCGCCTGGACAAGGCGATCAAGCTGGATGCCCAGTACGAGCGCGGCGCGCCGCTCATCGCCAAGGGGCGCTACTACTTCGAGCTGCCCTGGCCCAAGCGCGACCTGAAGAAGTCCGCCCAGCTCTACGACAAGGTGCTCGCGGCGCACCCGGGCAACCTGCGCGCCTGGACGTACCTGGCCGAGACGCGCCTCAAGGACGGGGACGCCAAGGCCGCGCTGGAGGCCGTGGACAAGGCCCTCGCGGGGAGCACGGCGTACGATCCGCCCGAGGCCCAGCGCGCCCTGGCCGAGGCCCGGAAGCTCAAGCCCACCATCGAGGCGGAGCTCAAGTAG
- a CDS encoding twin-arginine translocase TatA/TatE family subunit, which produces MGLKMSEILLIMGVLLLLFGGSRLPQLGSSLGSAIRNFKRGFGGEDAPADDKKPAATLAQGGTVDKDVGARTTSHQG; this is translated from the coding sequence ATGGGTCTGAAGATGTCGGAGATTCTGCTGATCATGGGAGTGCTGCTCCTCCTCTTTGGAGGCTCGCGCCTGCCGCAGCTCGGCTCCTCGCTGGGGAGCGCCATTCGCAACTTCAAGCGCGGCTTCGGGGGCGAGGACGCTCCGGCCGACGACAAGAAGCCGGCGGCGACGCTCGCCCAGGGTGGCACCGTGGACAAGGACGTCGGCGCGCGCACCACCAGCCATCAGGGCTGA
- a CDS encoding HAMP domain-containing sensor histidine kinase codes for MTGDLDRQRLEDDGEPGFAILSRRGVLRELDDRLRGWLGCERLPESVASASELLAGAGFHSHGGAGVWERGEWALRVGERRLPDGDLLVWARPVTSGTCGLQRRIRYLGLASHDLRGSLANVRSYAALLLNGRIPLEAKAKRGLETILRNTDKALSFAQDFFDASRADLGMLAYERERQALEPLLVTAVERHMELAGGASVALGLELPERPLPEVDVDAGRVQHAVEAFLRHHLLRAQAGEQLRVRVRSEGAWLRVEVRRDGVPLTPEELALTFVREERAFQEKKLEDSLRMALARQEVEVLGGAVDASTDAGGTTLSLTLPIALATSTSVQV; via the coding sequence GTGACGGGCGATCTCGACAGACAGCGGCTGGAGGACGACGGCGAGCCCGGCTTCGCCATCCTCTCGCGGCGAGGGGTCTTGCGGGAGCTGGACGATCGGCTGCGGGGCTGGCTGGGGTGCGAGCGGCTGCCCGAGTCGGTGGCGTCGGCATCCGAGTTGCTGGCCGGCGCGGGCTTCCACTCCCACGGGGGCGCGGGCGTCTGGGAGCGGGGCGAGTGGGCCCTGCGCGTGGGCGAGCGGCGGCTGCCGGATGGCGACCTGCTGGTGTGGGCGCGGCCGGTGACGAGTGGCACGTGTGGCCTGCAGCGCCGCATCCGCTACCTGGGGCTGGCGTCGCACGACCTGCGTGGCTCGCTCGCCAACGTGCGCTCCTACGCGGCCTTGCTGCTCAACGGGCGCATCCCCCTGGAGGCCAAGGCCAAGCGGGGCCTGGAGACCATCCTGCGCAACACCGACAAGGCCCTGTCCTTCGCGCAGGACTTCTTCGATGCGAGCCGGGCGGACCTGGGCATGCTCGCGTACGAGCGGGAGCGGCAGGCCCTGGAGCCGCTGCTGGTGACCGCGGTGGAGCGGCACATGGAGCTGGCGGGAGGCGCGAGCGTGGCGCTCGGCCTGGAGCTGCCCGAGCGGCCCCTGCCCGAGGTGGACGTGGACGCGGGTCGGGTGCAGCACGCCGTGGAGGCCTTCCTGCGCCACCACCTCTTGCGCGCGCAGGCCGGCGAGCAGCTGCGCGTGCGGGTGCGTTCCGAGGGCGCGTGGCTGCGCGTGGAGGTGCGCCGCGACGGCGTGCCGCTCACCCCCGAGGAGCTCGCCCTCACCTTCGTGCGCGAGGAGCGCGCCTTCCAGGAGAAGAAGCTCGAGGACTCCCTGCGCATGGCGCTCGCGCGCCAGGAGGTGGAGGTGCTCGGGGGCGCCGTGGACGCGAGCACCGACGCGGGTGGCACCACGCTGTCCCTCACGCTTCCCATCGCGCTTGCTACCTCCACGAGCGTCCAGGTGTAG
- a CDS encoding response regulator: protein MPPQGTVVLVVDDDPDILEALSEILEAENFEIRRARNGQEALERLEPDPPRLILLDLMMPVMDGWEFAKLMRQRPRVAHIPIIVLSADRNVGSKANDIGAVGHLAKPFELNDLLDMVRRTLALPVHPA, encoded by the coding sequence ATGCCACCCCAGGGCACCGTGGTGCTCGTCGTCGATGACGACCCCGATATCCTCGAGGCCCTTTCGGAGATCCTCGAGGCCGAGAACTTCGAGATCCGCCGCGCGCGCAACGGTCAGGAAGCGCTGGAGCGGCTGGAGCCGGACCCGCCCAGGCTCATCCTGTTGGATCTGATGATGCCCGTCATGGACGGGTGGGAGTTCGCCAAGCTCATGCGCCAGCGGCCGCGCGTGGCCCACATCCCCATCATCGTCCTGAGCGCGGATCGCAACGTGGGCAGCAAGGCCAACGACATCGGCGCGGTGGGACACCTGGCCAAGCCCTTCGAGCTCAACGACCTCTTGGACATGGTGCGCCGCACGCTCGCGCTGCCCGTCCACCCGGCCTAG
- a CDS encoding SCP2 sterol-binding domain-containing protein — protein sequence MTSKDILETQIPERLRANPALAKEINSVILFDVSGEGGGKWTLDTTKSEGWVSEGDAGASKMTVSVSNEDFVKIVSKQLNAQMAAMQGKLKFKPMDMGLAMKLAKLLG from the coding sequence ATGACGTCCAAGGACATTCTCGAGACCCAGATCCCGGAGCGTCTCCGGGCCAACCCCGCGCTGGCCAAGGAGATCAACAGCGTCATCCTCTTCGACGTGAGCGGCGAGGGTGGCGGCAAGTGGACGCTGGACACCACCAAGAGCGAGGGCTGGGTGTCCGAGGGCGACGCGGGCGCGTCGAAGATGACCGTCTCCGTGTCCAACGAGGACTTCGTGAAGATCGTCTCCAAGCAGCTCAACGCCCAGATGGCGGCCATGCAGGGCAAGCTCAAGTTCAAGCCGATGGACATGGGCCTGGCCATGAAGCTGGCCAAGCTGCTGGGGTAG
- a CDS encoding CaiB/BaiF CoA transferase family protein, which produces MNTSPLAGLKVLDLSRLLPGPYATLVLADLGAQVDRVEEPNGGDPVRHMPPFRDGESALHHGLNRNKRSLTLDLKSPEGRAALRRLVTRYDVLVETFRPGVMERLGLGYDALRAHNPRLIYCAISGYGQTGPDRLRAGHDLNYVARAGVLGYGGAPDAPPAFPGVQMGDIGGSLFALTGVLAALYERERTGVGRFVDISMTDGATAFLHMHLAARLFMGEQGAALRRGEEALNGGLPCYGVYRTQDGRALAVGALEPRFFAGVCEALGHPEWMEDAYASDGGAARVKAELTRLIAERPLAHWTALFADRDVCVEPVLEGDEVLADAQLRARGLFLRSEDTPPGHGPTHLRTPLRLGEVPPRAPPSLGQHSRAILADAGFNHEEIEKLVK; this is translated from the coding sequence ATGAACACATCGCCGCTCGCCGGACTCAAGGTCCTGGATCTCTCCCGCCTGCTGCCGGGCCCCTACGCCACGCTGGTGCTCGCCGACCTCGGCGCCCAGGTGGACCGGGTGGAGGAGCCCAACGGGGGCGATCCCGTGCGGCACATGCCGCCCTTCCGGGACGGCGAGAGCGCGCTGCACCATGGGCTCAACCGCAACAAGCGCTCCCTCACGCTCGACCTCAAGTCACCCGAGGGCCGCGCCGCGCTGCGGCGCCTGGTGACGCGTTACGACGTGCTGGTGGAGACCTTCCGACCCGGCGTCATGGAGCGGCTGGGGCTGGGCTACGACGCGCTGCGCGCGCACAACCCCCGGCTCATCTACTGCGCCATCTCCGGCTACGGCCAGACGGGCCCGGACCGCCTGCGCGCGGGGCATGACCTCAACTACGTGGCGCGCGCGGGCGTGCTCGGCTACGGCGGCGCGCCGGACGCCCCGCCCGCCTTCCCCGGCGTGCAGATGGGCGACATCGGCGGCAGCCTCTTCGCCCTCACCGGCGTGCTCGCGGCGCTGTACGAGCGCGAGCGCACCGGCGTGGGCCGTTTCGTGGATATTTCCATGACGGACGGAGCCACGGCCTTCCTGCACATGCATCTGGCGGCGCGCCTGTTCATGGGGGAGCAGGGGGCGGCGCTGCGCCGCGGCGAGGAGGCGCTCAACGGGGGCCTGCCCTGCTACGGCGTGTACCGCACCCAGGACGGTCGTGCGCTCGCCGTGGGAGCGTTGGAGCCGCGCTTCTTCGCCGGGGTGTGCGAGGCGCTCGGGCATCCGGAATGGATGGAGGACGCCTACGCGTCTGATGGAGGCGCCGCGCGCGTCAAGGCGGAGCTCACGCGGCTCATCGCCGAGCGGCCGCTCGCGCACTGGACGGCCCTCTTCGCGGACCGGGACGTGTGCGTCGAGCCCGTACTGGAGGGGGACGAGGTGCTCGCGGACGCACAGTTGCGCGCACGCGGTCTTTTTCTGCGGTCCGAGGACACCCCGCCTGGGCACGGGCCGACCCACCTGCGCACGCCCCTGCGGTTGGGCGAGGTGCCCCCCCGTGCGCCGCCCTCGCTGGGTCAGCACTCGCGCGCCATCCTCGCGGACGCGGGCTTCAATCATGAAGAGATTGAAAAGCTCGTGAAGTAG